Proteins encoded together in one Papaver somniferum cultivar HN1 unplaced genomic scaffold, ASM357369v1 unplaced-scaffold_117, whole genome shotgun sequence window:
- the LOC113329992 gene encoding terpene synthase 10-like produces the protein MAFYGNHHLFIQTQTVPTLRSLKPALLLHTQPSSVVPNTRRSSHVHHVVNPQTTNTDPLLLTRRSANYHPNIWDYEFVESLTSDYKSEICTNRAEKLKEYVRDMFDAASGLPYSLKLVDTIQRLGLDYHFHAEIKKALDKIYINSKNYHVSQNNQTIEALKFRLFRQHGYEISQDALKRFIEEINQNKGNAKDLEGLLSLYEASFYAYQGEEVLIEAQQVTSKHLKNCLKERNDNRSSMSIFLEEEISQSLDLPLLCRVPRMEVRRYINMYEMKQDMNPTLLEFAKLDFNIVQATYHEDLKYASRWWKDLALDESLGFARNRLVECFHWSIGLNPEPKSGNVRRQITKIAYLITVIDDVYDVYGSLNELKLFTEAVERWDINTVDNLPHYMKICFFALYNTVNEMGYENLRSNINLDVIPYLKKSWENICKAFLVEATWYYSGYIPTLEEYTNNAWISVSGPLLSIHAYCQLGEKENTKEAFEYMSKNQCDLIHWSSMIFRLANDLATSKNELERGDAATSVQCYMHETGVSEFVAREHMQHLISASWGKINTTLSSSQGVLSSSFINTVQNLARMGQYTYQFGDGHGIPNRESKDRIMSIIVKPIPV, from the exons ATGGCTTTTTATGGAAATCATCATCTCTTCATCCAAACCCAAACCGTACCCACGCTTAGAAGCTTGAAACCAGCATTACTACTACATACACAGCCTTCAAGTGTTGTTCCAAATACTCGAAGAAGTTCACATGTACATCACGTTGTGAATCCTCAAACAACCAACACCGATCCATTGTTATTGACAAGGCGGTCTGCCAACTATCACCCAAATATTTGGGATTATGAGTTTGTAGAATCTCTAACTAGTGATTATAAG AGTGAGATCTGTACGAATAGAGCCGAAAAGCTGAAGGAATATGTAAGAGACATGTTCGATGCAGCCAGTGGATTGCCGTATTCGTTGAAGCTGGTCGATACTATCCAAAGGCTAGGACTGGATTATCATTTCCATGCTGAGATCAAGAAAGCCCTCGACAAAATCTATATTAATAGCAAAAATTATCATGTTTCTCAGAATAACCAGACTATAGAAGCACTAAAGTTCAGGCTCTTTAGACAACATGGTTATGAAATCTCTCAAG ATGCTTTAAAGAGATTCATAGAAGAGATAAATCAGAACAAAGGAAATGCTAAAGACTTGGAGGGTCTGCTGAGTTTATATGAAGCTTCATTCTATGCTTACCAAGGGGAAGAAGTTTTGATTGAAGCCCAACAAGTCACAAGCAAACATCTCAAGAACTGCCTAAAAGAAAGAAATGATAACAGAAGTAGCATGTCGATTTTTTTGGAAGAGGAGATTAGTCAATCCTTGGATCTTCCTTTGTTGTGTAGAGTGCCGAGAATGGAGGTTCGGCGGTACATAAATATGTATGAGATGAAACAGGATATGAATCCTACCTTGCTCGAATTTGCTAAACTCGACTTCAATATTGTGCAAGCAACATACCATGAAGATCTGAAATATGCTTCCAG GTGGTGGAAGGACTTAGCCCTTGATGAGTCACTAGGTTTTGCTAGAAACAGATTAGTGGAATGTTTTCATTGGAGTATAGGGCTTAACCCTGAGCCTAAATCCGGAAATGTGAGGAGGCAAATCACAAAAATAGCTTACCTGATTACTGTAATTGATGACGTTTATGATGTTTATGGTTCTTTGAATGAACTCAAGCTATTTACGGAAGCTGTGGAAAG GTGGGATATAAACACAGTGGATAACCTTCCACATTACATGAAGATATGTTTTTTTGCTCTGTATAACACCGTTAATGAAATGGGTTATGAGAATCTAAGAAGCAACATTAATCTAGACGTTATTCCGTACTTGAAGAAATCG TGGGAAAATATATGCAAAGCATTCTTGGTAGAGGCTACATGGTACTACAGTGGTTACATACCAACATTAGAAGAATATACAAACAACGCATGGATTTCGGTATCAGGGCCTCTGCTGAGCATCCATGCTTATTGTCAACTTGGAGAGAAGGAAAATACAAAAGAAGCATTTGAGTACATGAGCAAAAACCAATGTGATCTCATACATTGGTCATCTATGATCTTTCGACTTGCAAATGATTTGGCAACTTCAAAG AATGAGCTAGAAAGGGGAGATGCTGCAACATCAGTACAATGTTACATGCATGAAACAGGTGTCTCGGAGTTTGTTGCTCGTGAACATATGCAGCATCTGATAAGTGCTTCATGGGGAAAAATAAATACAACTCTATCGTCTTCACAGGGTGTTTTATCAAGTTCCTTTATCAACACTGTCCAAAATTTAGCTAGAATGGGGCAGTATACGTACCAATTTGGAGATGGTCATGGCATACCAAATCGCGAATCAAAAGATCGGATAATGTCCATTATTGTTAAACCCATTCCAGTTTAA
- the LOC113329929 gene encoding uncharacterized protein LOC113329929, translated as MWGTSGCLRAVAYLLKISPNITQLVLVSEESIQLSKVGDDWEAGLSSPGMLSHLKYVGIKEAEGCDGELKLLSYLLTNAKVLEKVSPLFRSSAGSPGCYSFFKYQNGVLLKASR; from the exons ATGTGGGGTACAAGTGGTTGTTTGCGAGCTGTAGCCTACTTACTCAAGATTTCTCCTAATATAACTCAGCTGGTTCTTGTATCGGAGGAG TCAATACAATTATCGAAGGTTGGAGATGACTGGGAAGCAGGACTGTCATCACCGGGAATGTTGTCTCACCTCAAGTATGTCGGTATTAAAGAAGCCGAAGGATGTGATGGTGAGCTCAAACTTCTTAGTTATTTGTTGACAAATGCAAAGGTTTTGGAGAAAGTTTCTCCATTATTCCGTTCTAGTGCTGGTTCTCCTGGTTGCTACAGCTTCTTCAAGTATCAAAATGGTGTTTTATTGAAAGCTAGCAGGTGA